One Kitasatospora sp. NBC_01287 DNA window includes the following coding sequences:
- a CDS encoding SSI family serine proteinase inhibitor, whose product MISLRIRAALSALALALLTVPTPAQARPADPTTRLRLTIQDGSGSTSRSVELSCAPISGDHPRAQPACAAIEAADGDLDQLKGVPGTLCNDLYQPVTASAVGYSQGQGVRWQRHFANLCGLHTRTDPVFHF is encoded by the coding sequence GTGATCTCCCTGCGTATCCGCGCGGCACTGTCCGCGCTCGCCCTCGCCCTGCTCACCGTGCCCACGCCCGCCCAGGCACGGCCCGCCGACCCGACCACCCGGCTGCGGTTGACCATCCAGGACGGCTCCGGCAGCACCTCCCGGAGCGTCGAACTGTCCTGTGCTCCGATCAGCGGAGACCATCCGCGGGCACAGCCCGCCTGCGCCGCGATCGAGGCCGCCGACGGAGACCTCGACCAGCTCAAGGGCGTGCCCGGGACCCTCTGCAACGACCTCTACCAGCCGGTGACCGCCTCAGCGGTCGGCTACTCCCAAGGCCAGGGGGTCCGCTGGCAGCGGCACTTCGCCAACCTGTGCGGACTGCACACCAGGACGGACCCGGTCTTCCACTTCTGA
- a CDS encoding NADH:flavin oxidoreductase/NADH oxidase, whose amino-acid sequence MSVLFEPIKLRELTVPNRIWMAPMCMYSAAAEGPETGVVTDFHFTHLTSRAAGGTGLILVEATAVAPEGRISAQDLGLWNERQQQGLARVAAAIKSYGTVAGIQLAHAGRKASSASPWVGGRAIPEGEGGWRAVGPTSEPFGDFPDPDALTVEQIGEVVRAFAAAAERALAAGFQVVEVHGAHGYLTHSFLSPNSNHRTDEYGGSFENRARFALEVAAAVRAVWPAELPVFFRTSATDWLTENPEDGREGWTGEDTVKLAKELQAIGIDLLDVSTGGLVPGARIPVGPGYQVPFAEQVREATGLPVGAVGLITEPAQAEQIIAEGRADVVLLGRELLRNPYFAQHAARELQAERRWPSQYAGAVGTRG is encoded by the coding sequence GTGTCTGTTCTGTTCGAGCCCATCAAGCTGCGCGAGCTGACCGTTCCGAACCGGATCTGGATGGCCCCGATGTGCATGTACTCGGCCGCCGCCGAGGGGCCGGAGACCGGTGTCGTCACCGACTTCCACTTCACCCACCTGACCAGCCGGGCGGCCGGCGGCACCGGCCTGATCCTGGTCGAGGCGACCGCGGTCGCGCCCGAGGGCCGGATCAGCGCCCAGGACCTGGGCCTGTGGAACGAGCGCCAGCAGCAGGGCCTGGCCCGGGTGGCGGCGGCGATCAAGAGCTACGGCACGGTGGCGGGCATCCAGCTGGCGCACGCCGGTCGCAAGGCCTCCTCCGCCTCCCCGTGGGTCGGCGGCCGCGCCATCCCCGAGGGCGAGGGCGGCTGGCGCGCGGTCGGTCCGACCAGCGAGCCCTTCGGTGACTTCCCGGACCCGGACGCGCTCACCGTCGAGCAGATCGGCGAGGTCGTCCGCGCCTTCGCGGCGGCGGCCGAGCGGGCGCTGGCGGCCGGCTTCCAGGTGGTCGAGGTGCACGGCGCGCACGGCTACCTCACCCACTCCTTCCTGTCGCCGAACTCCAACCACCGCACCGACGAGTACGGCGGCTCCTTCGAGAACCGGGCCCGTTTCGCGCTGGAGGTGGCCGCCGCCGTCCGCGCGGTCTGGCCCGCTGAGTTGCCCGTCTTCTTCCGCACCTCGGCCACCGACTGGCTGACCGAGAACCCCGAGGACGGGCGCGAGGGCTGGACCGGCGAGGACACCGTCAAGCTGGCCAAGGAGCTGCAGGCCATCGGCATCGACCTGCTGGACGTCTCCACCGGCGGCCTGGTGCCCGGCGCCCGGATCCCGGTCGGCCCCGGCTACCAGGTGCCGTTCGCCGAGCAGGTCCGCGAGGCCACCGGCCTGCCGGTCGGTGCGGTCGGTCTGATCACCGAGCCCGCGCAGGCGGAGCAGATCATCGCCGAGGGACGCGCGGATGTCGTCCTGCTCGGGCGCGAGCTGCTGCGCAACCCGTACTTCGCGCAGCACGCCGCGCGCGAGCTGCAGGCCGAGCGCCGCTGGCCCAGCCAGTACGCGGGCGCGGTCGGCACCCGCGGCTGA
- a CDS encoding FadR/GntR family transcriptional regulator, with product MEIQGLPGRLLASLGPAIASGELAEGAVLRIEELEARFGVSRTVVREAVRILESMHLVASKRRVGITVQPRRDWDVFDPLVIRWRLAGADRAAQLRSLGSLRVAIEPAAAALAAQYAGPDDCRELSSLAVELTVSARAADLAAFLRHDIAFHATVLRASGNEMFAHLGDTVGAVLTGRTEHKLMPHQPHAYAVQLHREVAEAICAGAPERAEQAMRTIVTGAMQELAAELG from the coding sequence ATGGAGATCCAGGGCCTGCCCGGCAGACTGCTCGCCTCGTTGGGACCGGCCATCGCGTCCGGGGAGCTCGCCGAGGGGGCGGTGCTGCGGATCGAAGAGCTGGAGGCCCGGTTCGGGGTGTCCCGCACGGTGGTGCGGGAGGCGGTGCGGATCCTGGAGTCGATGCACCTGGTCGCCTCCAAGCGGCGGGTCGGCATCACGGTGCAACCCCGGCGCGACTGGGACGTCTTCGATCCGCTGGTGATCCGCTGGCGGCTGGCCGGCGCCGACCGGGCGGCGCAACTGCGCTCGCTCGGCTCGCTGCGGGTGGCCATCGAACCGGCCGCCGCCGCGCTCGCCGCGCAGTATGCCGGCCCGGACGACTGCCGTGAACTGAGCTCCCTCGCCGTGGAGTTGACGGTCAGCGCGCGGGCCGCCGACCTGGCCGCGTTCCTGCGCCACGACATCGCCTTCCATGCCACCGTACTGCGGGCCTCCGGCAACGAGATGTTCGCACACCTGGGCGACACGGTGGGCGCGGTGCTGACCGGGCGCACCGAGCACAAGTTGATGCCGCATCAGCCGCACGCCTATGCCGTCCAGTTGCACCGGGAGGTCGCGGAGGCGATCTGCGCGGGGGCACCGGAGCGGGCCGAACAGGCGATGCGCACCATCGTCACGGGAGCGATGCAGGAGCTGGCCGCCGAGTTGGGCTAG
- a CDS encoding gluconokinase, producing the protein MGVSGVGKTTVAKLLAERLGVPYAEADDFHPAANIAKMRAGIPLDDADRAPWLRALAGWLRDRGEAGTGGVVTCSALKRRYRDTLRAGCPAAFFLHLDGSRRLVAGRLALRTGHFMAPSLLDSQFALLEPLQEDEYGAVLKLGARTPQELVELAATLLRPGPGGPEAPGVSAAG; encoded by the coding sequence ATGGGCGTCTCCGGCGTCGGCAAGACCACCGTCGCCAAGCTGCTCGCCGAGCGCCTCGGCGTCCCGTACGCGGAGGCGGACGACTTCCACCCCGCCGCCAACATCGCCAAGATGCGGGCGGGCATCCCGCTGGACGACGCCGACCGGGCCCCCTGGCTGCGCGCGCTCGCCGGCTGGCTGCGTGACCGCGGCGAGGCCGGCACCGGGGGCGTGGTCACCTGCTCCGCCCTCAAGCGCCGCTACCGCGACACCCTGCGGGCAGGCTGCCCGGCGGCGTTCTTCCTGCACCTGGACGGCAGCCGCCGCCTGGTCGCCGGCCGACTCGCCCTGCGCACCGGCCACTTCATGGCGCCCTCGCTGCTCGACTCCCAGTTCGCCCTGCTCGAACCGCTCCAAGAGGACGAATACGGAGCCGTGCTGAAGCTCGGGGCGCGCACTCCCCAAGAACTCGTCGAGCTGGCCGCCACATTGCTGCGGCCCGGTCCCGGTGGCCCCGAGGCCCCGGGCGTCTCGGCAGCCGGCTGA
- a CDS encoding GNAT family N-acetyltransferase, translating into MTEPPNAPLTDGTIAVRLRRVTDLDAIAAASHDPETRHWLDDAPMDADARRTSLARAEEAWRSGRATPLVVADAKTDEPLGLVNLRFRAGAEEATVAYSVFPAHRGRGIAPRAVRLVVEWALRELGLTRVLLEAKEANTASIRVAEKCGFQRIDSRGGGAGVTVVFSLGRA; encoded by the coding sequence GTGACCGAGCCGCCGAACGCGCCGCTCACCGACGGCACCATCGCGGTCCGGTTGCGCCGCGTCACGGATCTGGACGCGATCGCGGCGGCGAGCCATGACCCCGAGACGCGGCACTGGCTCGACGACGCCCCCATGGACGCGGACGCCCGCCGAACCAGCCTGGCCCGTGCCGAGGAGGCCTGGCGCAGCGGGCGGGCCACCCCGCTGGTGGTCGCGGACGCGAAGACCGACGAGCCGCTGGGCCTGGTGAACCTGCGGTTCCGAGCAGGCGCCGAGGAGGCGACCGTCGCCTACAGCGTGTTCCCCGCGCACCGGGGGCGGGGCATCGCGCCCAGAGCGGTCCGCCTGGTGGTGGAGTGGGCCTTGCGCGAACTGGGGCTGACACGGGTGCTGCTGGAGGCCAAGGAGGCGAACACGGCCTCGATCCGGGTCGCCGAGAAGTGCGGGTTCCAGCGGATCGACAGCAGGGGCGGCGGCGCGGGCGTGACGGTCGTCTTCTCGCTCGGACGTGCGTGA
- a CDS encoding cytidine deaminase: protein MSLDQEGFDGSHPVVDQELVDAAIELCRSRFPGQDWSGAAALRLDNGAILTSVAPEVPNGAVRLCHETGAICEAFKLGRRVVASACVTLADEGRGFWVLAPCGVCQERLLAYGPDVAVAVPQGPDPREWRSLRLRDVQPHWFGRVFPEENWPLT, encoded by the coding sequence ATGAGTCTTGATCAAGAGGGCTTCGACGGCTCGCACCCCGTCGTCGACCAGGAGCTCGTGGACGCCGCGATCGAGTTGTGCCGTTCCCGCTTCCCCGGGCAGGACTGGTCCGGGGCCGCCGCGCTACGGCTGGACAACGGAGCGATCCTCACCAGCGTCGCCCCCGAGGTGCCCAACGGCGCGGTGCGGCTGTGCCACGAGACGGGTGCGATCTGCGAGGCGTTCAAGCTGGGGCGGCGGGTGGTGGCGTCGGCCTGCGTGACCCTGGCCGACGAGGGCCGCGGCTTCTGGGTGCTGGCGCCGTGCGGCGTCTGTCAGGAGCGACTGCTCGCGTACGGCCCGGACGTGGCGGTCGCGGTGCCACAGGGCCCGGACCCGCGCGAGTGGCGCTCGCTGCGGCTGCGGGACGTGCAACCGCACTGGTTCGGGCGGGTGTTCCCGGAGGAGAACTGGCCACTCACGTGA
- a CDS encoding nitroreductase family deazaflavin-dependent oxidoreductase — protein sequence MPLTGDYEPSSDQWVRDQVEQYESSGGTEGTTYRDKPVVVLTSVGARSGKIRKNPLMRVEHDGRYAVVASQGGAPKHPTWYHNLAAGPLVELQDGPLRQDMTAREVTGEERELWWDRAVEAWPDYAEYQKKTDRVIPVFVLEPAAAN from the coding sequence ATGCCTCTGACCGGCGATTACGAGCCCAGCTCCGACCAGTGGGTGCGCGACCAGGTCGAGCAGTACGAGTCCTCCGGTGGCACCGAGGGCACGACCTACCGGGACAAGCCGGTGGTCGTCCTCACCAGTGTGGGCGCGCGCAGCGGCAAGATCCGCAAGAACCCGCTGATGCGGGTCGAGCACGATGGTCGGTACGCCGTGGTGGCCTCCCAGGGCGGTGCGCCCAAGCATCCGACCTGGTACCACAACCTCGCCGCCGGCCCGCTGGTCGAGCTGCAGGACGGCCCGCTGCGCCAGGACATGACGGCCCGTGAGGTCACTGGTGAGGAGCGGGAGTTGTGGTGGGACCGGGCCGTGGAGGCGTGGCCGGACTACGCCGAGTACCAGAAGAAGACGGACCGGGTGATCCCGGTCTTCGTCCTGGAGCCCGCTGCCGCGAACTGA